The DNA segment gaaaatcgctctgcaaagaacgtacgttcgcaatgacgagagaaactgtccgtgtaataataccggacatgaaccggccatgcgcgcgcggactgaattcgcggcccgcgagagcccatatttatactcgggcgatgccagcgccgcgaaCCGCGGCGCGGCCTGTTTCTcgcgcggcaatcataattaccttgtaaatatttcctattcgatttttttctctttcatgttttgtaaatatttttgtccCTTTCATTATGTCTCTCTCTAATGTGTAACAGCCAATAGAAATTAGTCTTTTAACTTTTGTACAgacttagaataataataattatgtaaaatttttgtatataaaccGCACATATTGTTCAATAAAgcacttcagttcaccacagtataTCGAGTTTTACTCTATACTCCTCCGACTTCTAGTAaactcttagagagaccaaccggtcctctaaaaaacaataataccagataaaacaaaaattacctCAGTAATAATTTCCataaagtattttctttttataaaattttacccaTGCAGGATATGTTtgaatgttaaataataaataataaaagtaaacttTTTACAAACACGTAGTATAAATACTCAATGCAAAATTCATTGTCCCAAACCTATACCTAAACCTATACGGAAAACAATGCATcgaatatttaatacttatactACTAACTCCATCACCTTTAGAtcttaaatttaaagaaattaaaagggtaccagggttttttttataaaagcttttggcaccaattttgttgacatcgcgcgctataaactgaagtccacgcggacgaagtcgcgggcaacagctagtattcaataaagcaaagaaaatatactctattatattttgttcataaTCTTGTTTAGTTCctacatacataatacatatttcaattttccatagaacttcgcactcatttagatctccatccttttttacggcgaagtccatagacaagaataatgtttatatggaacttggctctccatttttacatttatgtttttggtgggatatcatTACTTTTTGTAAGTAAAGAAAACTTTCCGAGCGAGGGTTAAATATTCGATTCGACTATATTCAATTGCAACCTTAAGGggctatttcaccacttcccgacAAGTGTCGGATATGCTATCCGCAACTTATATCTGCAAATtatatctgtcagataagttgtggatagcaaTATATAGAATCAGATAgaaacttatcaggaagtagggAAACATCCCCTAAAGCTTGTTGAGTACAGTCGAAAACAAAGAAAATCCAAGCGAATGAAAAAAGCAGCTACCATCAGGAGGCATTGGAGCAATACGGTATAACACAAGTGTATTTTCAACCATTAACTATAGGGTATAACTTATTGTGCGGAGATTAAGTACCTAGCTATTATTTTAGTTgtctaacagacagacagaaagacggacggacggacggacagacggacaggcaaatggacagacggacaggcggacagatggacagacggacagacagacaaggaTTAAAAGAATTCTAATATGTctattcccgggactcaaactatatctccatacaaatttaagGTACAAtcagttttggcgtgaagaggtcatagacagacagacacatttcaTAAAGTCACTTTCTATTCTTTTCATAAAGTTTCTTCacttcacaaaaaaatatttatggggagctcccatacaataaacgaatttttataaaaagaccaaaaaaaattattcaataaaatattttttttggtcttttttgcttaaaatcaataatgacagccggcacttgaaatattcacaaaatctttaattaaattttttctttcataatttataataaaattatagtaaaataaatatttaaggggggcataTCCAaacacaaaacacaatttttgcctagtTTCGCtctgtccgactcgcacttgaccgatttttttgttttctgatTTTCCCTACGCTTACACACAATTACCGAGCTgaattccaaatttcagccttcTAGGTCATCTGCAACTGGGTTAGAATTTTGATCTataggtcagtcagtcagtgataaAAATGTCGATTTTCGGAcgttataatatcttaataaccGTTTGAGCTGTGGTTATGTTTAGATCACATATTTATCTTGCAAGTCTCATTTAAATATGAGCCAAATCTGAAACGTTTATGTGAAATAGTTTCTGAATTATGAGGGGgtcaaaaatgtcaaaattagctgcaaatggttcgtgtaatatgggtgctgctcgccagctttatgctggaacttggcttgacacgctaccgcgtgtctagattaAGGCGCATAGAGTCCTCGATGACCTTGGACTCTTTACTTATTCGACGGTCCCTACATATAAAGCTACATGTCAAAAGTAGTGGTTTTCAGGACAGCGTTTTAAGATTCAAACTGTAATTGTTGATTATCATAAAACATagacacaatattttttgttgctgAGTAAAGTTTAATGTAGGCAGTAGGCCGTTTGTAATGATATATCTAacacaatttcaaatatttgtaACAATGTTTCCGCCAAAATTGCAAGATGACCGTTTTTACGCTGACAATAATTCAAGACTGCCTTTAATGGTTAAGTCGTACATGTCCATTTTacgttgaaatatttaaaatatattatattatgtcgcagtcatctggtttaatctgcgactcgattgaatgactagcgcattcattgaatgatACCTTATATTGAATGACTAAAGGGCAACTCGTCAAGACGTGGACCGTCTCGACTAAAAGTCATAATATAGTGAAGTCGTTAAATGGCatgatataatttttaagtagccGTTGACGGGGTAGTTAtaacaaagacttctatttaaactgagtttATTGAAATAGGTAAATCCAcgctgttataatattattttattacaaatttatACTTAGCaatttaaattgacaaaataGTTTACGTGTAGCTGCGTCGCAGGCTGAAAAGGATTGGGAACCCCTAGGTTAAACAAAGACATAATGAGGTTAAAAACtgattttgtttacaaaatCCGTCGTTgctatgattttttaaatatttttttttataaaataagggagcaaaccagcaaacgggtcacctgatggaaagcaactaccattgCCCATAGacgctcgcaacatcagaagagctgcaagtgcgttgccggccttgtaaGAGGGCATACGCTttcttcttaaaggtttgcaggtcgtataggcccgaaaatactgctggtgacagttcgttccagagttttacagtgcgcggcagaaagttacgcgaaaagcGCACGGTGgtagactgccactcatcaaggtgatgaggatggtatatttttcgcgtgaaaTGATAGGGAACAGTAGCAGGaggtatgatattatattatgatatttttgcaAAATCTACGTTAGCTTTACCTAAAGAACCGTAATAAAGAAATTTTCCcaaattaagtatttttgttgGCGCTattagaacaaaatattttagtaaaattaaaataaaattaatgattattattgtaggggcctcatacaacaacaacgcgatttttttgctctatatccattaCAATGGCACTGATGGTTGTTCATTATGAAATGAAGCTTCAGCCTCCGGTGCAGCTATTATTTCACGTTGCTGATTACCCAAAGACTCATATTAGTTTGAAATTGACATAATTTGTGGCACGAGTCGCACTGAAAAAGAACAAAAGTCTCGTAATAACTAAACGTATAATATGATAACAAGTCTATAAATTACTCGCTGCCTTATAGGTAGAAACGGACATGTAAGACATGACTTCATTTACATTGctaaactatattataaaaaaatacatgtacataatatattgtataataatagtaatataaattcactgaatatGAGCACACCCGCGTGCAGCGCTCCCTGTGAATAAGAACAAACTGTATGACATGTCCATGTTCGCGCGGAAAGGCGCGTAATTTCAaacgcggtacaagacggtaagtatagactatagatgtccgcatctaCCACAGAATCTAACACAactgtcaacttgttgtcattTACGTCTTCTTATCTTTGGAATTACTTCTGATAGTAAAAATTATAGGAATATGCGTCTCATTATATGGAAGTGcatgatgcaataaaaaaaagacgggttgcactccggtagtgccggcagaagtgaaaacttgattattaacgttgtgcattatttttttaacccatttttttgaaaaacgatttaaaaaaaatcgattattttaattaatcgaaactcttacaatcgattaaatttgtaacccatttttttgaaaatcgatttataaaaaaacgtttttttttaattacttaatcgaaacccttacaattttttttaaccaaatttatgaaaatcgatttttaaaaaatcatttttttaataaatcgaaacccttacaatcgattaaaaaatatcgacaatcgaaaaaaaattaatcgattgttcgattaatcgatttcgatgttacaacactactctccaaccgtcttacggtttttcgatcagcacgagaatctgacgcgagtttcacagtttttacacATCCCAATCCCCACAAAAGTGCTATTTCactttcacttcaaaaattgcTATTTCGGACTTGACcttttatacgtagggaccgtcgaaATATTGTAGTGTTCTATGCATACAAACAGACGCTCGATAGCTAGGCAAGGTTTGGCAACGAGTGGCACAACCTCCCCGTCTGAATGCTAGCGGACGActgccgcccgcgcccgcgcagACCACCTTTGAACCAAATCATTCGTAAATAGTGTTTTTCGATATCTTTCAAAAGAATATATtgtttgatttttataaaaaatacagatATTCAAGAATAATAGATTTCAAATATatctatgaaaaaaaatatgcatataTCCCAGCCGTTTAGGAGAAGACCCGATTTCAAATTACAAATCAACGTCACGTATGTTGAACTGATCTTTcacatatatatttttcaactctTTTCTAACAGAAATGAATGAGTAGTTAGAAAAACAAAATGACCATTTCACGACTCTATTCgccttaaataaaatttaaactagaTTTAGCCACAGGTCGTGTTAAGGATGGCAAAggattatctatatctataagtACATCTATACTTTATAagattataattgggaagagtttgtttgtttgtttgaatgcgctaatctcaggaactactggttcgatttgaaaaattctttcagtgttagatagcccatttatcgaggaaggctataggctatattttatcacgcttatactaataggagcgaagaaatagaggaaaatgtggaaaaaaacgggaaaaattagttgcaagggctaacttgaacgcactaatctcaggcactactggtcagatttgaaaaattctctcagtgttagatggcccatttattgaggaaggctataggctatattttatcacgctaagactaataggagaatgtggaaaaaacgggggaaattatttgaaaaggcttatctcgcgaactactggatcaatttttatgttatttggcacagataagaagtagaccacgtgaaggatcattgggtatcgattttaatcattttttcagtggctatatattttatacccgtgcgacgccggggcgggtcgctagttcttCCATAAGTTGCAAAATGGTTGCCGCAAATACTAAAAGTGGGCTTGGAaatgaaaaaatgtttaattccTTAATAGATTATGAAAAAACTCTTACAGGAAAGCCTACTTCGAGAACTAACAGGTCGAGAAGAACCGGCTTTAGAAACCGGATTTGTAAGGATTACTTATCGCACATTTCATCGACTCAACGCCAACTTACCTCACAGTATGACATTGAATTATTATCAGCTCTATGTTGTGTGACTCAAGATCAGTTATATTGCCTTACCAATGCAGTTTCTGGGTCCGGCGCTGAAGGGTATGTAGGCGTAGTTGTGTCGACCCACGCTGTTCTCCGGCAGGAACCGCTCAGGATCGAACTTTTCCGGGTCGGGGAAATACTTCTCGTTGCGGTGCAGGTCGTAGATGTGGATTGCGCACATCGTGTTCGCTGGTATTTCAAAATTACCTGAAAAATTGGTTTCTAGTCTATTACAAGCATACGAAAAAGTCAACATAGGATGTCGAAATTATTGGATGGTGAAAGAGTCAAAGAAAAAAGAAAGATCAGCGATAACCAATGGCTCGAGATCTGCATTCTTGCTCATAAGAAGAACAGAGGAAATGTAGATTCTATGGTTGTGACAAATACTATAACGATGCTAACATAGGCATAACAGTGCTCgtcacacaaatcacaatactcGAACTCTCTGTGTAAGTTGTTACAAAACAAAAGAGAGCAAAATGTGTCAGCGTGAACTAGCGCaaaatcgtgctgcggctcaatttggaactaattcgatctcaaagGCTTTttccactcctgacagctatactagcgcatcGTTTCAGTTTTGGGGGTGAGACTGcagttttatttacttacttagttTGCAGGGCTGCGTTATTTGCCTCATAATAAAAGGCACGGACGGGTACAGACGTAGAGATTCCTTTATCACCAAATCGAGATATTTCATCGCAGACAAATCTTCCATAGTTGCATCTCGAGTATCCTTTCCGAAGATGTCATCTAATTCCTCTATAACCTTTTTCTAGAAGGAATGCgttatatttacattaattACATTAACGTCTTACATTAGCAACTATTTTATTACACTATCAACTTTATCATGTTGCAAGTCGATAAACCGATTAtgctattaatataatatgttcatTGATTAAGTTAAGTTAATCAAGTTAAGTTCACTTATTGATGTttgataaaattgaaataacttACTTGAACGTCTGGGTGATTAGCCAGTAGTAACAATGTGTACGTTAGACATACAGCTGTTGTATCGTGACCCTGTTAAGGTTTAtgtttattaactttttttctcAAATGATTagctatttaatattaattattattcttttatgtTGAGTAAGCAAATATTTATGTATCCATGTTTGCTAAGCTTCTGCGTGCAGTGTCTTAATGTCTTTACGACTTATACGCGGTTGGGATTATTATCAATGTTGAATCCTGCCTCGTTCAtatatcttttatttaaattattatgatgcACTTACTGCAAACATGAATGTGTCGACTTCTTCCTGAATACCAACGTCATCTATTAAACCTTCATTTTGTTTCGCTATCAACAAATCCAGCATGGCCGCCCTTTTCTTCTTCCCCGTGTATTCATCTTCGCTGTCTTCTATTGTACCGACTTCTTTGGCTTTAATGGCTTCTTTTCGTTTCTCTATAATACTTGTTGTGAAATCGTGGACTATGTTCAAATACTTCTTCTGACTCTTACCGAGCCATGTCATGTTAAAGAAGAAATCTGATAATAAATACACGTTTGAGAATCGGTATATGATATATTTTGCGAGATCATATATAGCCGTTTTATACGCAACCCCTTTTTTAGTCTCCTCTGCTCTTAGATTCGTTCCCATTGCGGCCTCTGAAATATcagtaaatatataatttttttaaccgacttccaaaaaggaggaggttataatatgttcggctgtggatatatatatttttttatttttatgttcaacgattactccgccgtttgtgaaccgattttcaaaattttttgtgttttcccATGCGCTATAACAGAACActcgcacgtctgaacgcgccctaaAGAGGACAGGGAAATGCTGTTATTCTTACTCAGTTCATAGGTACTGTACGGGTCTGTACACCTGTGTAAGGTGTACAGACCCATACCTGATATTAGAAGAAGTGATATAAGTATAAGTGATATAAGTAAGTGCTATAAGTATAAGTGCTCGCGTATTATAGcagacacattttatatacacaaagataatgatgagtatagcaaaaattaaaactttacgaaatcgtttaaatattgagatatttacaaaattgataaactaattattatgctgACCTAGGAATGTGCGATGCTTGCATCGTACATATTCCCGGCCGCGagatgaagataaaaaaagaaaaaacattttgaaaaattaaattaagtgagatcaaatttaaatgaaattaaattaaatacgatCAAATTCAAATGCTGTAGGGACGTTAACTGTAGCGTAGTGGCTTGTTGTGTCCCGCTTGGTTCCTTGGTGACGCCGATGTTGATGAGATGAATGCCGTTGCTCGGAAGCGCGAGACCCACATGGCTGAGGCTCGCTGGATGATTGTAGGGGCGGTGTCGGCTGCCTGCTCTGTGCAGCTTCCCGCCCGAGGTGCAGAGGGGGCGGCGCGATCAACGCGCCGTCACGACGACGTTTCAAGCAGCATCGTATGGAGAATGCTGCTATCACGACTAATATAGCAGCGACCACATAAATACCGACGTAATGAATGTCATGATAGGATAATTGATCCACGAAGACTTCGTCGGATTTCATCTGCTCTATTTGCTTCTTTATGTGCGTTACAAGCTTGTCGTTTGGCTTGTAAGAGTACAACTACATCTTCTTTGTTCGGAATGGATAAATTAAAAACCTTGTTGATTGTAGGAATTTCGTAAAGTGGTACGTCTGCTGGAATCTTTAAGTCGCTTGTTGGTGCCTTTTGGGAGTACAGAGTAAAGGAGTCCCCCTTGGCGACGCAGTTTTTTCCTATATTGAGTATTCCAGCTCCCTGAAGTTGTTCTACTTTTAATTCCGCGTCGCTATTgatttttgttgtacattgatcacaacaaaaaaataagtatgtatttcCCACACTTAATTGATTCCAGCTGTTTTCACAGACTGCGCTGTCAGCTTTACACTTGTTCGTAATGTGATCCATAACACACAGGTCAGTGTCTGCCTTCAATTGATATATGGAACCTTTTAGCTGACAAATGAGTAACGTAATGTCGAACGTCACACATACGTGTGTCTTCACTGGAACGTATGATTCCTTCTGTATATTAATGGCGATGTGAGTTGATATCGGAGTGATGCTGATGATGCTTCTTCCCTCTTGATGTGGAATTGGTACCAGGTGAAATAGTTCGTAAATGTCTCTATTTACCAATGGTATTTTCATTTCAAAGATTCCTCAATAGATTCCTTTTAGATAACCTTCATTATTTGGTATATTTTTGGCAAATCTTCGTCTATATTGTCATAGGGGAGTGATAATTCCCTTGAAATCTGTCCTGCAATAATGTTTAATTCTTCCTTCAGTTGTTTCGGCGTGCCGCGTGATCAAGTGTATATTAAATTTCCCATAAAATACATTCGTAATTGTGTCCAACAAGCTGTTTTGAATTGttttcaaatttaataaaatattgttagcgATAATTGATGACATGGCGAATTCATTGTCTTCTGATAATATTTCTATTTCGCCGTTAATTCTATTGACATTTTCCTCAAAATCCtttaaatgttgattgaaaGTTTTGAACTGCTTGTCCATGGCATCGTCGATTCTTTGTAGGACATTGTTTTCCGCCTCGATCACTGAAGTTTGATTTTTCCAGAGCGTAGCTAAATGCTTTTCGTTAGTTCTTATGAGCTCGATGTCCTTTTGATATTGTTCTGCGAAATTTTCATCTAATACGCCAAATAAGCTGTGAGCGATGTTTCCAATGCCGTTAATGAGCCCGCGTCTTTTTCTGGAACTCGCCGAGCGTTGACCCAGTAGCATACTGTTGTAGTAATTTAACTCCGATTCGCCGTGATATAAGTAATTGCGCCAATACAACTTCGcattgtgatattttatttttattataatgacaGATATTTTCTAAGTGATTGACGTACttagaaaataatgttattcCTTGCCAATAGGGCTCGATATCATAATAAACGATTAATTTCCATTCGTCCCGTGCCAATTtcatatttgatattttatcgAAGTAAATTCCTTGATTGTTATTGAAATATGATATGTTGTTTCGAACT comes from the Aricia agestis chromosome 6, ilAriAges1.1, whole genome shotgun sequence genome and includes:
- the LOC121727690 gene encoding cytochrome P450 4C1-like; the encoded protein is MFVYLLGIASLLIVVHLIFNYNAKSRKILQIPGPKRHFIIGNALDLMVSPVQLFQYVRDAANQFSDLYSIHAYPVSSVNIYNPEDVEIITSGMKHHEKSHVYKFLSPWLQEGLLVSNGSKWQSRRKILTSAFHFNVLQKYFATMKDNDKALIESLRDTRGDPVDIVSTISDYTLNTICEAAMGTNLRAEETKKGVAYKTAIYDLAKYIIYRFSNVYLLSDFFFNMTWLGKSQKKYLNIVHDFTTSIIEKRKEAIKAKEVGTIEDSEDEYTGKKKRAAMLDLLIAKQNEGLIDDVGIQEEVDTFMFAGHDTTAVCLTYTLLLLANHPDVQKKVIEELDDIFGKDTRDATMEDLSAMKYLDLVIKESLRLYPSVPFIMRQITQPCKLSNFEIPANTMCAIHIYDLHRNEKYFPDPEKFDPERFLPENSVGRHNYAYIPFSAGPRNCIGQKFAMMEMKSSLSSILRNFNIAPITKREDLCFSADLVLRTTDPVYVKFIERKLD